In the genome of Solibacillus silvestris, one region contains:
- a CDS encoding Parasporal protein, with protein sequence MKNRLVVLLSVLLLVGSLPLSGTVAASTKKFTDVPSSKHFAEAVYDLAERNIIGGYPDGTFKPGNTISRGQAAAIIAKMIKLDMSSVKNPGFKDVTTANGYYKAIAALAEKGIISGYGDGRYGPNDPIKRGQMASILVKAFDLPRYNDTNNSINNPFKDVEVYSYPPSHGVNILILYKLGIVSGTSPDKFSPNAFITRGQAAKMLKVTEEMKPPMITLKASDIGLDNIGYIKTDQKDTRVFDGILVKGKELPKGDGEGSIQFVPLKEGIGTLVVTGSKSDSTVFKKYYVHIQKENGELKLTLEETDDHLPTTVSLLLLLGKGELPSDAVQNISLSTMDGVQLSDNIEFEYCMYNDSVCFDIDQPGQYIATVLFSDGEEVRYGIEVKAHDSDFYYGIRTVRENISDVYDMGADYNIGKHIIQTKDAEQIATITRDPGTNLFRAHATGQKEGEVFIGFEHKVTEKYCDETWCYLNDWIGIHVIVERIGSISSVRIYRTPPY encoded by the coding sequence ATGAAAAATAGACTAGTTGTACTGCTGAGTGTACTTTTACTGGTGGGTAGCCTGCCTTTATCTGGCACAGTTGCCGCAAGTACAAAGAAATTTACGGACGTTCCATCATCAAAGCATTTTGCCGAAGCAGTCTATGATTTGGCGGAGCGTAATATTATCGGAGGCTATCCGGATGGTACGTTCAAACCCGGTAACACCATTTCGAGAGGACAGGCAGCTGCAATTATTGCGAAAATGATCAAACTAGATATGTCCTCCGTGAAAAATCCGGGATTTAAAGATGTCACAACAGCGAACGGCTACTATAAAGCGATTGCAGCGCTGGCGGAAAAAGGCATTATCAGCGGCTATGGAGACGGTCGTTACGGGCCGAACGATCCTATTAAGCGGGGACAGATGGCTTCAATCCTTGTTAAAGCGTTCGATCTGCCGCGCTATAACGACACTAACAATTCTATCAACAATCCTTTTAAAGATGTAGAAGTTTATAGTTACCCACCATCTCATGGCGTTAATATTCTAATTCTCTACAAGCTTGGCATCGTGAGTGGAACATCTCCCGATAAATTCAGCCCGAATGCTTTTATCACAAGGGGACAAGCAGCCAAAATGTTGAAAGTAACTGAAGAAATGAAACCACCGATGATTACACTTAAGGCTAGTGACATTGGTTTGGATAATATTGGATATATAAAGACTGATCAGAAGGATACGAGAGTGTTTGACGGAATTTTAGTGAAAGGTAAAGAGCTACCGAAAGGCGATGGAGAAGGTAGTATTCAGTTCGTTCCATTAAAGGAGGGGATTGGCACACTAGTTGTAACTGGTTCTAAGTCAGACAGTACGGTCTTTAAAAAATATTATGTGCATATTCAAAAAGAAAATGGTGAGCTGAAACTGACACTGGAGGAAACAGATGATCATTTGCCGACAACAGTAAGCTTATTGCTTTTACTTGGTAAGGGGGAATTGCCTAGTGATGCGGTTCAAAACATATCTCTTTCCACGATGGATGGGGTGCAGTTGTCTGACAATATCGAGTTTGAATATTGCATGTATAATGATTCTGTTTGTTTTGATATCGATCAGCCTGGCCAGTATATCGCCACTGTTCTTTTTTCTGATGGGGAAGAAGTACGGTACGGAATCGAAGTGAAAGCACACGATTCTGATTTTTACTATGGCATCAGGACAGTGAGAGAAAACATTTCTGATGTATATGATATGGGGGCTGACTACAACATAGGCAAGCATATAATCCAGACGAAAGATGCAGAACAGATTGCCACAATTACGAGAGATCCAGGTACTAATCTGTTTCGTGCCCACGCTACAGGTCAGAAAGAAGGCGAAGTTTTTATTGGTTTCGAACATAAGGTAACCGAAAAATATTGTGATGAAACATGGTGTTACTTAAACGACTGGATAGGTATTCATGTAATAGTAGAGCGAATCGGTTCCATTTCGAGCGTTAGAATATACAGGACACCTCCTTACTGA
- a CDS encoding c-di-GMP phosphodiesterase, whose translation MPYRGRILAVGIVLLFNIIRYFYYHQYLALPFNWTFFILTAIFLSIAWWGGKQFDKAKYLSERDPLTGTYNRRIVEQYFYNAAKICDIKKQSLGVIMLDLNKFKEVNDEYGHHKGDELLVQVAAALNKFVGKHDLVARWGGDEFVVLVDNMKEKSADDYVTELQRAITLESVENFPNVEASVGYAIYPQHGKSFQKLIQEADAYMYQDKKDK comes from the coding sequence ATGCCCTACAGGGGAAGAATATTGGCAGTTGGAATTGTGCTTTTATTTAACATCATCCGTTATTTCTACTATCATCAGTATTTGGCCTTGCCTTTTAATTGGACATTTTTTATATTAACGGCTATTTTTTTGAGTATTGCCTGGTGGGGTGGAAAGCAATTTGATAAGGCCAAGTACCTGTCAGAAAGAGACCCGTTAACCGGTACATATAACCGGCGAATCGTAGAGCAATACTTTTACAATGCTGCAAAGATATGCGATATAAAGAAACAATCATTAGGGGTCATCATGCTGGACCTCAATAAATTTAAGGAAGTAAACGATGAATACGGTCATCATAAAGGCGATGAACTGCTCGTGCAAGTTGCTGCAGCATTAAACAAATTTGTTGGGAAACATGATTTAGTTGCAAGATGGGGTGGCGATGAATTCGTCGTTCTCGTTGACAATATGAAAGAAAAATCAGCCGACGATTACGTAACAGAACTCCAACGAGCGATTACACTGGAAAGCGTGGAGAACTTCCCGAATGTTGAGGCTTCCGTCGGCTATGCCATTTATCCTCAGCACGGAAAAAGCTTTCAGAAACTTATCCAGGAAGCGGATGCATACATGTATCAAGATAAGAAGGACAAGTAA
- a CDS encoding cell division protein ZipA, producing MKQLGTLYFFCGKMGAGKSTKSKQLAIEKQAVLLSEDEWLSSLYPNQIATFEDYLKFSAQLKPMVKKLVQNILSVGTNVVMDFPGNTQKQRKWFLDIVLEIDANHQLIYLNLNNEQCLRQIAQRRNEQPERAAFDTEETFIYVTKFFEAPKASEGLNIIEE from the coding sequence ATGAAACAATTAGGAACACTCTATTTCTTCTGTGGAAAAATGGGGGCAGGAAAATCAACTAAATCTAAACAATTGGCTATAGAAAAACAAGCGGTACTGTTATCTGAGGATGAATGGCTTTCATCTCTTTATCCCAATCAGATAGCAACATTTGAAGACTATCTAAAATTCTCAGCCCAGCTCAAGCCAATGGTAAAAAAACTTGTCCAAAATATATTAAGCGTTGGTACTAATGTAGTGATGGATTTTCCAGGTAACACTCAAAAACAGCGAAAGTGGTTTTTGGATATAGTATTAGAAATCGATGCAAATCACCAACTAATTTACCTGAATTTAAATAACGAGCAATGCTTACGGCAAATTGCACAACGACGTAACGAACAACCCGAAAGAGCAGCTTTTGATACAGAAGAGACGTTTATTTATGTTACTAAATTTTTTGAAGCACCAAAAGCTTCCGAAGGGTTAAATATTATAGAGGAATAA